The following are from one region of the Phycisphaerae bacterium genome:
- a CDS encoding efflux RND transporter permease subunit produces the protein MKIARFSVRRPVFTTMVTLSVIILGGLSLSRLPVDLMPDITYPTLSVSTSYENASPEEIEELVTRPVEEAMSAVPGVEEVSSVSTEGSSSVRVTFTWGTDLDAAANDVRDRLDRVIPRLPEDADRPSLRKFDPAAFPILILGASSGLDPIQTRRIIDDQIKYRVERVPGVAALDVWGGLEREIHVDLDPDKLKALDIPLDRVIARIREANLTLPAGTIESGVHELTLRTPGEYTDLDQLRHTTVAVHQGSPVRLGEVAEVADRWERVRQIVRVNGRPGLRLSVNKQSGTNTVEVAQRVLKELDRINEDIPQIHVIPIIDTSEYIQRSITNVGSSALYGGLFAVVVLLVFLRNVRSTMIISVAIPVSIIATFAMIYFGGFTLNLMTLGGLALGVGMLVDNAIVVLENIFRMREAKANPQDAAVRGTEEVTGAIIASTITTLAIFLPMIFVRGMAGVMFRQLAYVIGFALLCSLGVALTLIPMLASRFLAAAGPEPAGHESFGRRIYRTSGAMLVRLEEDYKGLLHFALNHRVLVVAAVLLLLGGSLFLVPLVGSELMPASDEGEVRVDVEMDVGTRVGVVDRTMEAVEAIVTRETPELESVVASVGGSHWRGSSHTANLRISLKPQSQRTRSSEEVAAALRRELAGIPGATIRTRAGQGLFLMQRMMGGSEQVVVEIRGHDLETADALAERVKVLVEDVRGVTDAQISRDIGAPERLIAVDRSKAEAMKVTVQQVAEMLQTVISGTTAGNYREGGDEYAIRVKLKDAEYRSLREILDLSVVNADGQPVVLRNIVTVKPRSGPVQIERKDQERLVTVQANIEGRDMGSILADIREGLRSLPAPRGFVIGFGGDYEDQQEAFRELAMGLVLALVLVYMVMASLYESLRDPFVVMFSVPLAAIGVIWMLFLTGTTFNMQSYIGCILLGGIVVNNAILLVDYTNLLRRQEGMGLREAIEEAGRRRLRPILMTALTTIFGLIPLALGVGEGGEAQAPLARAVIGGLLSSTLITLVVVPVVYSLFERSGRNSRPAEEKR, from the coding sequence GTGAAGATCGCCCGTTTCTCCGTACGTCGGCCGGTGTTCACCACGATGGTGACGCTCAGCGTCATCATCCTGGGCGGACTGTCGCTTTCGCGGCTGCCGGTCGATTTGATGCCGGACATCACCTACCCGACGCTGAGCGTCTCGACCTCGTACGAAAACGCCAGTCCCGAGGAGATCGAGGAACTGGTGACCCGACCGGTCGAGGAGGCGATGAGCGCGGTGCCGGGCGTCGAGGAGGTCTCGTCGGTCTCGACCGAGGGCAGCAGCAGCGTGCGGGTGACGTTCACGTGGGGCACCGACCTGGACGCCGCGGCCAACGACGTGCGAGACCGGCTCGACCGGGTGATCCCGCGCCTGCCGGAAGACGCGGACCGGCCTTCGCTGCGGAAGTTCGACCCGGCGGCGTTTCCAATCCTGATCCTCGGGGCCTCGAGCGGGCTGGACCCGATCCAGACGCGGCGGATCATCGACGACCAGATCAAGTACCGCGTCGAACGCGTGCCAGGCGTGGCGGCGCTGGACGTCTGGGGCGGTCTGGAGCGGGAAATTCACGTCGATCTGGACCCGGACAAGCTCAAGGCGCTCGATATTCCGCTGGACCGGGTGATCGCCCGCATCCGCGAGGCGAACCTGACCCTTCCCGCCGGGACAATCGAGTCCGGAGTGCACGAGTTGACCCTGCGGACTCCCGGCGAATACACGGACCTGGACCAGCTTCGCCACACGACGGTGGCGGTGCATCAGGGATCGCCGGTGCGGCTGGGCGAGGTGGCCGAGGTGGCGGACCGGTGGGAGCGGGTGCGCCAGATCGTGCGGGTCAACGGCCGGCCGGGACTACGCCTCTCGGTCAACAAGCAGTCGGGCACCAACACGGTGGAGGTGGCCCAGCGGGTGCTCAAAGAGCTGGACCGCATCAACGAGGACATCCCGCAGATCCACGTCATTCCCATCATTGACACCTCGGAGTACATCCAGCGGTCGATCACCAACGTGGGCTCCTCAGCCCTCTACGGCGGCCTCTTCGCCGTAGTGGTGCTGCTGGTGTTCCTGCGGAACGTCCGCAGCACGATGATCATTTCGGTCGCCATCCCTGTCTCGATCATCGCCACGTTCGCGATGATCTACTTCGGCGGGTTCACGCTGAACCTGATGACGCTCGGCGGACTGGCCCTGGGCGTCGGCATGCTGGTGGACAACGCGATCGTCGTCCTGGAGAACATCTTCCGCATGCGCGAGGCCAAGGCGAACCCGCAGGACGCCGCCGTCCGCGGAACGGAGGAGGTGACCGGGGCGATCATAGCCAGCACCATCACGACGCTGGCCATCTTCCTGCCGATGATCTTCGTGCGCGGGATGGCCGGCGTGATGTTCCGGCAACTGGCGTACGTGATCGGGTTCGCGCTGCTCTGTTCGCTGGGTGTGGCGCTGACGCTGATTCCCATGCTGGCGTCGCGCTTTCTGGCCGCCGCCGGGCCGGAACCGGCGGGACACGAGTCATTCGGCCGCAGAATCTACCGAACGAGCGGGGCGATGCTGGTCCGGCTGGAGGAGGACTACAAGGGTCTGCTTCACTTCGCGTTGAACCATCGGGTGCTGGTGGTGGCGGCGGTGTTACTGCTGCTGGGAGGCAGTCTCTTCCTGGTGCCGCTGGTCGGAAGCGAACTGATGCCCGCCAGCGACGAGGGCGAGGTGCGGGTCGACGTGGAGATGGACGTCGGCACGCGGGTCGGCGTGGTGGATCGAACGATGGAGGCGGTGGAGGCGATCGTCACGCGGGAAACGCCGGAACTGGAAAGTGTCGTGGCCAGCGTGGGCGGCTCGCACTGGCGCGGCAGCTCGCACACCGCCAACCTGCGGATCTCGCTGAAGCCCCAGAGCCAGCGGACGCGGTCGAGCGAAGAGGTGGCGGCGGCGTTGCGGCGGGAGCTTGCCGGCATTCCCGGCGCCACGATCCGGACGCGGGCGGGCCAGGGGCTGTTTCTGATGCAGCGGATGATGGGCGGCAGCGAGCAGGTTGTGGTGGAGATTCGCGGCCACGATCTGGAGACCGCCGACGCTCTGGCCGAGCGGGTCAAGGTCCTGGTGGAGGATGTGCGCGGCGTGACCGACGCCCAGATCAGCCGCGACATCGGCGCGCCGGAACGCCTGATCGCGGTGGATCGGAGCAAGGCCGAAGCGATGAAGGTGACGGTCCAGCAGGTGGCCGAAATGCTCCAGACGGTGATTTCCGGGACCACCGCGGGCAACTACCGCGAGGGCGGCGATGAGTACGCGATCCGGGTCAAGCTCAAGGACGCCGAGTACCGGTCGCTGCGGGAGATTCTCGATCTGAGCGTAGTCAACGCGGACGGCCAGCCGGTGGTGCTTCGCAACATCGTGACGGTCAAGCCGCGTTCCGGTCCGGTCCAGATCGAGCGCAAGGATCAGGAACGGCTGGTGACCGTGCAGGCGAACATCGAGGGACGCGACATGGGCTCGATCCTCGCGGACATCCGCGAGGGCCTGCGGTCGCTGCCCGCGCCGCGCGGCTTTGTCATCGGGTTCGGCGGCGACTACGAGGACCAGCAGGAGGCGTTTCGCGAGCTGGCGATGGGACTGGTGCTGGCGCTGGTGCTGGTCTACATGGTGATGGCCAGCCTCTACGAGTCGCTGCGCGACCCGTTCGTGGTAATGTTCTCGGTGCCCTTGGCCGCGATCGGAGTGATCTGGATGCTCTTTCTGACCGGGACCACGTTCAACATGCAGTCGTACATCGGCTGCATTCTGCTGGGCGGGATCGTGGTCAACAACGCGATCCTGCTGGTGGACTACACCAACCTGCTGCGGCGGCAGGAGGGTATGGGTCTGCGGGAGGCGATCGAGGAGGCGGGACGGCGGCGTCTGCGGCCGATCCTGATGACCGCGCTGACCACGATCTTTGGGTTGATCCCGCTGGCGTTGGGAGTAGGGGAGGGCGGCGAGGCCCAGGCCCCGCTGGCCCGCGCGGTCATCGGCGGACTGCTCAGCTCGACCCTGATTACGCTGGTTGTGGTGCCGGTCGTCTATTCGCTGTTCGAGCGAAGCGGACGCAACAGCAGACCGGCGGAGGAGAAACGGTGA
- a CDS encoding efflux RND transporter periplasmic adaptor subunit has translation MKKVVVLLILIAAAGLVGWRVYVRVSQQGDADGWGRGRGPRAVAVEVAPVERRTVRDVGEFTGTLMPHSQFIAAPKVSGRLETLRVNIGDPVRNGDLIAELDSEEYAQQVAQARAELEVSKASLADAHSNLEVAAREFERAQELRKQQVASEAELDQARARHRAAEALHEVAQAQIRQKEAELRAAQVRLSYTRIHAAWIDGQGPRFVAERFVDEGAMLRANDPIVSIVDVDTVLAVIYVIERDFPAIRIGQPVAIMTDAYGDREFEGALVRRAPVLREESRQARVEVEVPNPDGLLAPGMFVRARIKFAEHADATVAPAASLVRRDDQQGVFVVDPAAKTARFVPIEVGIIDGEWAEVRSPALEGRVVTLGQHLLEDGASIMLPRDEAGPATQPSAQGGKGRGGRL, from the coding sequence ATGAAGAAGGTCGTGGTCCTGCTGATTCTGATCGCGGCGGCGGGCCTGGTGGGATGGCGGGTGTATGTTCGGGTTTCGCAGCAGGGCGACGCCGACGGCTGGGGACGCGGTCGCGGCCCCCGGGCCGTGGCGGTCGAGGTCGCCCCGGTCGAGCGGCGGACGGTGCGCGACGTGGGCGAATTCACCGGGACGCTGATGCCGCATTCGCAGTTCATAGCGGCGCCGAAGGTCTCGGGCCGGCTCGAGACGCTGCGCGTGAACATCGGCGATCCGGTCCGCAACGGCGATCTGATCGCCGAACTGGACAGCGAGGAATACGCCCAGCAGGTGGCCCAGGCCCGGGCGGAACTGGAGGTCAGCAAGGCGAGCCTGGCCGACGCCCACAGCAACCTCGAGGTGGCGGCCCGCGAGTTCGAACGGGCCCAGGAGCTGCGCAAGCAGCAGGTGGCTTCGGAGGCGGAACTGGACCAGGCCCGGGCCCGGCACCGGGCGGCTGAGGCGCTGCACGAGGTGGCCCAGGCCCAGATCCGCCAGAAGGAGGCGGAGTTGCGGGCGGCCCAGGTGCGGCTTTCGTACACCCGCATTCACGCCGCGTGGATCGACGGCCAGGGCCCGCGCTTCGTGGCTGAGCGGTTCGTCGATGAAGGGGCGATGCTGAGGGCCAACGATCCGATCGTCTCAATCGTGGACGTCGATACCGTCCTGGCGGTGATCTATGTGATCGAGCGCGATTTTCCGGCGATCCGGATCGGCCAGCCGGTGGCGATCATGACCGACGCCTACGGCGACCGCGAATTCGAAGGCGCCCTGGTACGGCGGGCCCCGGTGTTGCGGGAGGAGTCGCGCCAGGCCCGGGTCGAGGTGGAAGTGCCGAATCCCGACGGCCTGCTGGCTCCGGGCATGTTCGTGCGGGCTCGCATCAAGTTCGCCGAGCACGCGGACGCGACGGTGGCGCCGGCTGCGTCGCTGGTGCGGCGCGATGATCAGCAAGGGGTGTTCGTGGTCGATCCGGCGGCCAAGACGGCGCGGTTCGTGCCGATCGAGGTGGGAATCATCGACGGCGAATGGGCCGAGGTGCGCAGCCCGGCGCTCGAAGGGCGGGTGGTGACGCTGGGACAGCACCTCCTGGAGGATGGGGCGTCGATCATGCTGCCGCGCGATGAGGCGGGTCCGGCCACCCAGCCGAGTGCGCAAGGCGGCAAAGGACGGGGGGGTCGCCTGTGA
- a CDS encoding TetR/AcrR family transcriptional regulator: MAKADKRQQIMQAAERLFTSRRLHEITLDDVVREARVGKGTVYRYFADKDDLFFQVATSGFAELCELLRRDVVGEAPFREQVHQACRAISDFFAQRRQLFRMIQTEDARMSLCHGRIQEKWAAKRQLLVESLGGIFRKGQADGQVRDDLAPETLAHFLLGVLRARGRSLREASVTVEDELLVDLFLSGAGRKVSMRAVHAGMIGNEVNA, from the coding sequence ATGGCCAAGGCGGACAAGCGTCAGCAGATCATGCAGGCGGCCGAGCGGCTCTTTACGAGCCGCCGACTCCACGAGATCACGCTGGATGACGTGGTACGCGAGGCCCGGGTGGGCAAGGGCACCGTCTACCGCTACTTCGCCGACAAGGACGATCTCTTCTTTCAGGTGGCGACCTCGGGATTCGCCGAGTTGTGCGAACTGCTGCGGCGAGACGTGGTGGGCGAGGCCCCATTCCGCGAGCAGGTGCATCAGGCATGCCGGGCGATCAGCGATTTTTTCGCCCAGCGGCGGCAGTTGTTCCGGATGATCCAGACCGAAGACGCCCGGATGTCGCTGTGCCACGGCCGCATCCAGGAGAAGTGGGCGGCCAAGCGGCAGCTTCTGGTCGAGAGCCTGGGCGGGATATTCCGCAAGGGGCAGGCGGACGGGCAGGTGCGCGACGACCTGGCCCCGGAAACGCTGGCGCATTTCCTGTTGGGGGTTCTGCGGGCGCGAGGGCGGAGCTTGCGGGAGGCCAGTGTGACGGTCGAGGACGAATTGCTGGTGGACCTGTTTCTCAGCGGGGCCGGACGGAAGGTTTCGATGCGTGCGGTCCATGCGGGAATGATCGGTAATGAGGTGAATGCATGA
- a CDS encoding sulfatase-like hydrolase/transferase, with protein MSGFRALLAWSLLGQLGLWLLCAGLAIGFLHTSQDQWYVLARTRFLPVLLRLQLGMLPYYLVLGLVFAVWLWMIRRAWIAHLRPVRVWPVRAGMVGLWFWAILTIMAWAVVHHFGSFWSMTTLLADKFDIVIRYRDVAVVRPVVRLSAMLLVIVSFAAALNLAIHILGDPRGRRVVRIAVVIVFLTAVASGAAAMLRSSGHQAAAGVEQAHRSDRPNLIVLASDSLRADHLGCYGYPRDTSPNIDALAAQSVVVEDLLAATGSTTDSWFSTLSGLWPYEHGIRSVFPTCAQAEAAGKIPTVIRRAREEGYRTVVMGDWAGCSFDSIDHGFEVVQVDPDMTFPDYIGKVTEKTHLWIMAATMNPLCRWLGLSVGDDLNRNTYADILDMMDAEFARARRTGQPLLLVAFVSVTHMPYRVYDEFDVRFGEPGYEGPHERAMDVSLASLLEGGASDRLRQSRQRIIDLYDTTIWIFDRMVGRAVESLRTNDLLDSSLVLVTSDHGEDFFEPGTDSSHGKYVNAGLQSFHLPFVLRWPERLSPHRVQRRVRNIDVAPTLVDLLDLPPLGRISGQSFVDLLLDPTRDDGDKSAPCFFETGFLWDCEATYPPDGNHLGYPAMSMVVSPDPQWYYRMVIPEATYPTVMRAKDRAVLIGDWKLAYLATCGRPTLQLFDIADDPHCRNPLPFDQGPFNDLARQLHAWITADPREEFYLYDGMTRRQFDRLFVHTD; from the coding sequence ATGTCCGGATTCAGGGCTCTTCTGGCCTGGTCGCTGCTGGGGCAGCTTGGCCTCTGGCTGCTCTGCGCGGGTCTGGCAATCGGCTTTCTGCACACCAGCCAGGACCAGTGGTACGTGCTGGCCCGGACGCGGTTTCTGCCGGTGCTGCTGCGGCTGCAGTTGGGCATGCTGCCCTACTACCTGGTGCTCGGTCTGGTTTTCGCCGTCTGGCTGTGGATGATCCGGCGGGCGTGGATCGCCCACCTTCGTCCGGTTCGGGTCTGGCCGGTGCGGGCGGGCATGGTGGGTTTGTGGTTTTGGGCGATCCTGACGATCATGGCCTGGGCGGTGGTCCACCACTTCGGCAGTTTCTGGTCGATGACCACCCTTCTGGCCGACAAGTTCGATATCGTCATCCGCTACCGCGACGTGGCCGTCGTCAGACCGGTCGTCCGGCTCAGCGCGATGCTCCTGGTAATCGTTTCATTTGCCGCGGCGCTCAACCTCGCCATTCACATTTTGGGCGACCCGCGTGGCCGACGGGTCGTGCGGATCGCCGTCGTTATCGTCTTTCTGACCGCGGTCGCCAGCGGAGCGGCCGCGATGCTCCGCTCCTCCGGTCATCAAGCCGCCGCCGGGGTCGAACAGGCTCACCGGTCCGACCGGCCCAACCTGATCGTTCTGGCCAGCGACTCCCTGCGGGCCGATCACCTCGGCTGTTACGGCTACCCGCGCGACACCAGCCCCAACATCGACGCCCTCGCGGCCCAGAGCGTGGTCGTCGAGGACCTGCTGGCCGCCACCGGCAGCACCACCGACTCGTGGTTTTCCACGCTCAGCGGCCTGTGGCCGTACGAGCATGGGATCCGCTCCGTCTTTCCCACTTGCGCCCAAGCCGAAGCCGCCGGGAAGATTCCCACCGTCATCCGCCGCGCCCGCGAGGAAGGCTATCGCACGGTGGTCATGGGCGACTGGGCCGGCTGCAGCTTCGACTCGATCGATCACGGGTTCGAGGTCGTGCAGGTCGATCCGGACATGACGTTTCCCGACTACATCGGAAAGGTCACCGAGAAGACGCACCTGTGGATCATGGCTGCGACCATGAACCCGCTGTGCCGATGGCTTGGCCTGTCGGTCGGCGACGACCTGAACCGCAACACCTATGCCGACATCCTCGACATGATGGACGCCGAGTTTGCCCGGGCTCGCCGGACCGGTCAGCCGCTGCTGCTGGTCGCGTTCGTCTCGGTCACGCACATGCCCTACCGCGTCTACGACGAGTTCGACGTCCGCTTCGGCGAGCCCGGCTACGAGGGCCCGCACGAACGGGCCATGGACGTGTCTCTGGCCAGCCTGCTGGAAGGGGGCGCCAGCGACCGTCTGCGCCAGTCCCGCCAGCGGATCATCGACCTCTACGACACCACCATCTGGATATTCGACCGCATGGTCGGCCGGGCCGTCGAGTCGCTGCGGACCAACGACCTGCTCGACTCCTCGCTGGTTTTGGTCACCAGCGACCACGGCGAGGACTTCTTCGAACCGGGCACCGACTCGAGCCACGGCAAATATGTCAACGCCGGCCTTCAGAGCTTCCATTTGCCGTTCGTGCTCCGATGGCCCGAAAGGCTGTCGCCGCATCGCGTCCAGCGCCGGGTCCGCAACATCGACGTCGCGCCGACCCTCGTCGATCTGCTCGACCTGCCGCCGCTCGGACGGATCAGCGGCCAAAGCTTCGTTGATCTCCTGCTTGACCCAACCCGCGACGACGGCGACAAGAGCGCGCCGTGCTTCTTCGAAACCGGCTTCCTGTGGGACTGCGAAGCCACCTACCCGCCCGACGGCAACCACCTCGGCTACCCCGCCATGAGCATGGTCGTATCGCCCGACCCGCAGTGGTACTACCGCATGGTCATTCCCGAAGCCACCTATCCGACGGTGATGCGGGCCAAGGACCGCGCGGTGCTGATCGGCGACTGGAAACTGGCGTACCTGGCCACTTGCGGCAGGCCCACCCTCCAGCTCTTTGACATCGCCGACGACCCGCACTGCCGCAACCCGCTGCCTTTCGACCAGGGCCCCTTCAACGATCTCGCCCGGCAACTCCACGCCTGGATCACCGCCGATCCGCGCGAGGAATTCTACCTGTACGACGGCATGACCCGCCGGCAGTTCGATCGGCTCTTTGTGCACACCGACTGA
- a CDS encoding cytochrome c3 family protein, whose protein sequence is MASMFTRKFERRIYIFLAVVALSVTWGFAFGVYALWPANVETGYEPDQPIAYSHRLHAGELQIDCQYCHSNVQTGAHADISSVANCMKCHTQVQTKGADGRIKPEIAKLLEHWETRTPIRWVFVHNLADFVYFDHSRHINADLDCQECHGQVELMERVQQVYPLTMGWCLECHRKAPPPGYPDRPESYPQGRDTWAPTHCYACHR, encoded by the coding sequence GTGGCGAGCATGTTCACGCGGAAGTTCGAACGCCGGATCTACATTTTTCTGGCCGTTGTGGCGCTCTCGGTGACGTGGGGGTTCGCGTTCGGCGTCTACGCCCTCTGGCCAGCCAACGTCGAAACCGGCTACGAACCGGACCAGCCCATCGCCTACTCGCACCGCCTCCACGCCGGTGAACTGCAAATCGATTGCCAGTACTGCCACTCCAACGTCCAGACCGGCGCCCACGCCGACATCTCCTCGGTCGCCAACTGCATGAAGTGCCACACCCAGGTGCAGACCAAGGGCGCGGACGGCCGGATTAAGCCCGAGATCGCCAAGCTGCTCGAACACTGGGAGACCAGGACGCCGATCCGATGGGTCTTCGTCCACAACCTCGCCGACTTCGTCTACTTCGACCACAGCCGCCACATCAACGCGGACCTCGACTGCCAGGAGTGCCACGGCCAGGTCGAGCTCATGGAGCGGGTCCAACAGGTCTATCCGCTGACGATGGGCTGGTGTCTGGAGTGCCACCGCAAGGCGCCGCCTCCGGGCTATCCGGACCGGCCCGAAAGCTATCCGCAGGGCCGCGATACCTGGGCCCCGACCCACTGCTACGCCTGCCATCGGTGA
- a CDS encoding 4Fe-4S dicluster domain-containing protein, which produces MTDRLPQDDRPIGWWELLASRLDPRTLAEMTAMSRRSALKLMGASLAVALGVPGCRRKPERKIVSRIDGPEYQHPGEPLQYSSTWTEGPHPYGMLVEAIDGRPVKIEGNPSHPINGEASSAAMQASIYSLYDPDRLTAPLRSGQPIPWPQADAEILAALRSAKRTALITRATLGPSERAMVERFIQAAPGARHFVHEPAFDASRRAAWQTVFGQPGELVPQFDRAKVIVSLGSDFLGTDGAVLANIRQFSSRRALVDQAPTELSMPRLYVVESGLTVTGAAADHRLRARPSELATLARYIRAGLRTDTPSTGFVATMIDDLREARGEALVLAGPQLGADVHALVALINRELDAYGRTLAWNPSPPTLPPTDRSEIESYLADGVDVLIVLGTNPVFDWPTPRIRSLIEGATLSVGQGLYLDETLAACTFALPASHNLESWNDASPNPAVHSVCQPVIAPLHASRQEAESLLLWTKVLAPDDPELTDLRDWHDFVRLQWQRRLFPDAADFEDRWIESLRTGVVLRPAEPPVPPMDVAAAERLIATGSLTSGELELVIAPHHAIHDGRFANNGWLQELPDPISKLVWDNAAAVSPATAQRFDLAEGDVVELRAGEGVVEIPILLQPGTADGAIVVTLGYGRTRAGRVGNAVGVNVAPLVQPGPTPWLASNVYLRKLNRRYPLVRTQEHASMEDRPIVLAGTLSEFRDHPDFVEHLHYEHPKADIYPEYNWQGPQWAMAIDQTLCIGCGACVIACQAENNIPVVGKLECEHSRNMHWLRIHRYYVGDPENPRVYHQPMPCQHCENAPCENVCPVNATTHDLEGLNQMVYNRCIGTRYCSNNCPYKVRRFNFFDYQRRLLRAPVQELAYNPNVTVRSVGVMEKCTFCIQRINQAKFAAKNNNVPIPDGAVKTACQQACPAGAIVFGDLADPASVVRRWHASGRAYKLLAVLNTQPRVDYLARIRNPHPALASSQGGHG; this is translated from the coding sequence ATGACTGACCGCTTGCCGCAAGACGACCGGCCGATCGGCTGGTGGGAACTGCTGGCCTCGCGGCTCGACCCGCGGACGCTGGCCGAGATGACCGCCATGAGCCGCCGATCGGCGCTGAAGCTGATGGGGGCGTCGCTCGCCGTCGCGCTGGGCGTGCCCGGCTGCCGGCGCAAGCCCGAGCGCAAGATCGTCAGCCGCATCGACGGCCCGGAGTACCAGCATCCCGGCGAACCGCTGCAGTACTCCTCGACCTGGACCGAAGGGCCGCACCCTTACGGCATGCTCGTCGAGGCCATCGACGGCCGGCCGGTCAAGATCGAGGGCAACCCTTCGCACCCGATCAACGGCGAAGCCAGCAGCGCCGCCATGCAAGCCTCGATCTACTCGCTCTACGATCCCGACCGCCTGACCGCCCCGCTCAGGAGCGGCCAGCCGATCCCGTGGCCGCAGGCCGACGCCGAAATCCTCGCCGCCCTCAGATCGGCCAAACGCACCGCCCTGATCACCCGCGCGACCCTCGGACCATCCGAACGGGCGATGGTCGAACGGTTCATCCAAGCCGCGCCGGGCGCCCGCCACTTCGTTCACGAACCGGCCTTCGATGCCTCGCGACGGGCCGCCTGGCAGACCGTCTTCGGCCAACCGGGCGAACTGGTTCCGCAATTCGACCGCGCCAAAGTCATTGTCAGCCTCGGCAGCGACTTTCTGGGCACGGACGGCGCGGTGCTCGCGAACATCCGCCAGTTCTCATCACGCCGGGCCCTCGTCGACCAAGCGCCGACCGAGCTGTCGATGCCGCGGCTGTACGTCGTCGAGTCGGGCCTGACCGTCACCGGCGCCGCCGCCGACCATCGCCTTCGTGCTCGACCTTCCGAGTTGGCGACACTCGCCCGATACATCCGGGCCGGCCTGCGAACCGACACCCCGTCGACCGGATTTGTGGCCACCATGATCGATGACCTGCGCGAGGCGCGGGGCGAGGCCCTCGTGCTTGCCGGTCCGCAGCTGGGCGCGGACGTCCACGCCCTGGTCGCCCTGATCAACCGCGAGCTGGACGCCTACGGCCGAACGCTGGCCTGGAACCCTTCGCCGCCGACGCTGCCGCCCACCGACCGCAGCGAGATCGAATCCTACCTGGCCGACGGCGTCGACGTGCTGATCGTCCTGGGAACCAACCCGGTCTTCGACTGGCCCACGCCGCGCATCCGGTCGCTGATCGAAGGCGCCACGCTCTCGGTCGGTCAGGGGCTGTATCTGGATGAGACGCTGGCCGCCTGCACCTTCGCCCTGCCCGCCAGCCATAACCTCGAATCTTGGAACGACGCCTCGCCCAATCCAGCTGTCCATTCCGTCTGCCAGCCGGTGATCGCCCCGCTGCACGCCTCGCGCCAGGAAGCCGAGTCGCTGCTGCTTTGGACCAAGGTTCTCGCGCCGGACGATCCGGAGTTGACGGACCTTCGCGACTGGCACGACTTCGTCCGCCTCCAGTGGCAAAGACGCCTGTTTCCCGACGCAGCCGACTTCGAGGATCGCTGGATCGAGTCGCTGCGAACCGGCGTCGTCCTTCGCCCAGCCGAACCGCCGGTCCCGCCGATGGACGTCGCCGCCGCTGAGCGGCTCATCGCCACGGGAAGCCTGACTTCCGGCGAACTCGAACTGGTCATCGCCCCTCACCACGCCATCCACGACGGGCGTTTCGCCAACAACGGCTGGCTCCAGGAATTGCCCGATCCGATCTCCAAGCTCGTGTGGGACAACGCCGCCGCCGTCAGCCCCGCCACCGCCCAACGCTTCGACCTGGCCGAAGGCGACGTGGTCGAACTCCGCGCCGGCGAGGGCGTCGTCGAGATCCCCATCCTCCTTCAGCCGGGAACCGCGGACGGCGCGATCGTTGTCACCCTCGGCTACGGCCGAACCCGCGCCGGCCGGGTCGGCAACGCGGTCGGCGTCAACGTCGCGCCGCTCGTCCAACCCGGACCCACGCCCTGGCTCGCCTCCAACGTCTACCTCCGCAAACTCAACCGCCGCTATCCCCTGGTCCGCACCCAGGAACACGCCTCGATGGAAGACCGCCCGATCGTCCTGGCCGGCACGTTGAGCGAGTTCCGCGACCACCCCGATTTTGTCGAGCACCTCCACTACGAACATCCGAAAGCCGACATCTATCCGGAGTACAACTGGCAGGGCCCGCAATGGGCGATGGCCATCGACCAGACCCTCTGCATCGGCTGCGGCGCCTGCGTGATCGCCTGCCAGGCTGAGAACAACATTCCCGTGGTCGGCAAGCTCGAGTGCGAGCACAGCCGCAACATGCACTGGCTGCGCATCCACCGCTACTACGTCGGCGACCCCGAGAACCCGCGGGTCTACCATCAGCCGATGCCCTGCCAGCACTGCGAAAACGCCCCGTGCGAGAACGTCTGCCCGGTCAACGCCACCACGCACGACCTCGAGGGCCTCAACCAGATGGTCTATAACCGCTGCATCGGCACCCGCTACTGCTCCAACAACTGTCCGTACAAGGTCCGCCGGTTCAACTTCTTCGACTACCAGCGCCGCCTCCTGCGGGCGCCGGTCCAGGAACTCGCCTACAACCCCAACGTCACCGTGCGCTCCGTGGGCGTCATGGAGAAGTGCACGTTCTGCATCCAGCGGATCAACCAGGCCAAGTTCGCCGCCAAGAACAACAACGTCCCGATTCCCGACGGCGCGGTCAAGACCGCCTGCCAGCAGGCCTGTCCCGCCGGTGCGATCGTCTTCGGCGACCTGGCCGACCCGGCCAGCGTGGTGCGCCGATGGCACGCCTCCGGCCGGGCCTACAAGCTCCTGGCCGTGCTAAACACCCAGCCGCGGGTCGACTATCTGGCCCGCATCCGCAACCCGCACCCGGCCCTTGCGTCGTCGCAGGGAGGCCACGGATGA